One part of the bacterium BMS3Abin02 genome encodes these proteins:
- the trmD gene encoding tRNA (guanine-N(1)-)-methyltransferase has protein sequence MKISIVTLFPEFFSSPLEVSIVGRALAGGHLAVTTIDLREFGRGRYRQVDDAPFGGGPGMVLMVDPLARALQPLGSSHKVLLTPAGRPLEQSTLDRWAGTEHLTLVCGRYEGVDERVAEYLVDEEVSLGDFVLAGGEVAALAIVEGVARLLPEVLGNDVSATLESFRDGLLEEPQYTRPADYHGWTVPDVLLSGDHARIERWRQSQREERTRGRRPDLWNKRSNPSAGK, from the coding sequence TTGAAGATTTCGATCGTGACCCTGTTCCCGGAGTTCTTCTCCTCTCCGCTCGAGGTGAGCATCGTCGGTCGTGCACTCGCAGGCGGCCACCTCGCCGTCACGACGATCGACCTGCGAGAGTTCGGCCGTGGCAGGTACCGACAGGTAGACGATGCCCCGTTCGGAGGGGGACCCGGCATGGTGCTGATGGTCGATCCGCTCGCTCGAGCACTCCAGCCCCTCGGCTCCAGTCACAAGGTGCTGCTCACCCCTGCGGGGCGACCTTTGGAGCAGTCCACGCTGGATCGTTGGGCCGGCACGGAACACCTGACCCTGGTGTGCGGGCGCTACGAGGGAGTCGACGAGCGAGTCGCAGAGTACCTCGTCGATGAGGAGGTCTCGCTGGGTGATTTCGTTCTGGCAGGGGGAGAGGTGGCCGCACTCGCAATCGTCGAAGGTGTCGCCCGTCTCCTTCCGGAGGTCCTCGGCAACGACGTGTCTGCGACACTCGAGTCGTTTCGAGACGGGTTGCTGGAAGAGCCGCAATACACGAGGCCTGCCGACTATCACGGATGGACCGTGCCGGATGTGCTTCTCTCCGGGGACCATGCGAGGATCGAGCGGTGGCGCCAGAGCCAACGCGAAGAACGGACTCGTGGGCGTCGACCGGACCTTTGGAACAAGCGT